A region from the Nesterenkonia lacusekhoensis genome encodes:
- a CDS encoding SMP-30/gluconolactonase/LRE family protein, protein MQPLPAELMAPDAQLTQVATGATWSEGPCWIPDAGVLRCSDIHGDRILQYTPSSDDPRRGEVTEHRTGVEFTNGRTWHPEGYAVQCSHGLRRVEAERDGVVEPLVDSWNGVRLNSPNDVVVDGDGSVWFTDPHYGLTSPGEGYPGEMEYGACYVFRWEPASGRLDPVVTDMEEPNGLAFSADGATLYVADSSAVRKPEGVGNRHVRAYRVERADDADGVGPEGAGPAVRCTEGRTLFEIPAGVPDGLRVDESGRIWCSAADGVHVYTPEGEHLGHLPVPEVVANLCFGGEDGRDLFITATTSIYHLPVTVRDAAWTRISA, encoded by the coding sequence GTGCAGCCCCTGCCCGCAGAACTGATGGCACCCGACGCCCAGCTCACCCAGGTGGCCACCGGGGCCACGTGGTCCGAAGGGCCCTGCTGGATCCCCGACGCCGGCGTGCTGCGCTGCTCCGACATCCACGGCGACCGCATCCTGCAGTACACCCCCTCCTCAGATGACCCGCGGCGCGGAGAGGTGACCGAACACCGCACCGGTGTGGAGTTCACCAACGGGCGCACCTGGCATCCGGAGGGCTATGCGGTGCAGTGCTCCCACGGGCTGCGCCGTGTGGAGGCGGAGCGCGACGGCGTCGTGGAGCCGTTGGTCGACTCGTGGAACGGAGTGCGGCTGAACTCGCCCAATGATGTGGTGGTCGACGGCGACGGCTCCGTCTGGTTCACCGATCCGCACTATGGGCTCACCTCGCCGGGGGAGGGGTATCCGGGCGAGATGGAGTACGGCGCCTGCTATGTCTTCCGCTGGGAGCCGGCGTCGGGACGTCTGGATCCGGTGGTGACCGATATGGAGGAGCCCAACGGGCTGGCCTTCTCCGCAGACGGCGCCACGCTGTACGTGGCCGACTCCTCGGCAGTGCGCAAGCCTGAGGGCGTGGGCAACCGGCATGTGCGGGCCTATCGCGTGGAACGCGCTGATGATGCTGACGGCGTGGGTCCTGAAGGTGCAGGCCCTGCCGTGCGCTGCACCGAGGGCCGGACCCTCTTCGAGATCCCCGCAGGCGTCCCGGACGGGCTGCGCGTGGACGAGTCAGGACGAATCTGGTGCTCAGCGGCTGACGGAGTTCACGTCTATACTCCTGAGGGCGAGCACCTGGGGCATCTGCCGGTACCGGAGGTGGTGGCGAACCTCTGCTTCGGCGGAGAGGATGGCAGGGACCTGTTCATCACAGCGACCACCAGCATCTACCATCTGCCGGTCACCGTGCGTGATGCCGCCTGGACGAGGATCTCCGCCTAG
- a CDS encoding ISL3 family transposase, giving the protein MPQPTFTAPDLDTFCMVDALGLTVTGQHLEPERAVLQCRVREDDPWCRSCGGEGIPKGTVLRKLAHVPLGWRPTQLWIRVRRYRCPDCLRVWRQDTTDAAAPRAKLSRHAVLWALKSVVIDRMSIARLAAGLDCSWHTVNDAVLAAGRQLLLEDPRRFDGVAVIGVDEHCWRHTGHGSHYVTVIIDLTPVRERRGPARLLDMVEGRSKAVFATWLGTQSEDFRAGVEVVAMDGFSGFKTAAAEELPEATAVMDPFHVVALAGDALDQARQRIQRETTGHRGRSGDPLYGARKTLRTGVDLLTPGQGSKLDRVFGSDEHVELEATWSVYQKVVAVYRHPKTSTGKQLLIEVIDALRRGVPKRLPELISLGRTLKHRAVDILAYFDRPGTSNGPTEAINGRLEHLRGTALGFRNLANYVTRALLDTGGFRPLLHPHLR; this is encoded by the coding sequence GTGCCCCAGCCTACGTTCACCGCCCCGGATCTCGACACCTTCTGCATGGTCGACGCGCTCGGCCTGACCGTCACCGGCCAGCACCTCGAACCTGAGAGAGCAGTGCTTCAGTGCCGAGTCCGTGAGGATGATCCCTGGTGCCGCTCCTGCGGCGGCGAAGGCATCCCGAAGGGCACGGTGCTGCGGAAATTGGCCCACGTCCCCTTGGGGTGGCGGCCCACCCAGCTCTGGATCCGAGTTCGCCGGTATCGGTGCCCAGACTGCCTGCGGGTCTGGCGCCAGGACACCACCGATGCCGCGGCCCCGCGGGCGAAGCTCTCCAGGCACGCGGTGCTCTGGGCGCTGAAGTCCGTGGTCATCGACAGGATGTCGATCGCTCGCCTCGCCGCCGGGCTGGACTGCTCATGGCACACCGTCAACGATGCCGTCCTCGCAGCGGGCCGGCAGCTACTCCTCGAGGATCCTCGCCGGTTCGATGGGGTCGCGGTGATCGGGGTCGATGAGCACTGCTGGCGCCACACCGGCCACGGATCCCACTACGTGACCGTGATCATCGATCTGACCCCGGTCCGAGAACGTCGAGGCCCGGCCCGGCTGTTGGACATGGTCGAAGGACGCTCCAAGGCCGTGTTCGCCACCTGGCTCGGGACCCAGAGCGAGGACTTCCGCGCCGGGGTCGAGGTGGTCGCCATGGACGGGTTCTCCGGGTTCAAGACTGCCGCAGCAGAAGAGCTGCCCGAGGCCACCGCAGTGATGGACCCATTTCATGTCGTCGCGCTGGCCGGCGACGCGTTGGACCAGGCCCGGCAGCGCATCCAGCGTGAGACCACCGGCCACCGGGGGCGATCGGGTGATCCGCTCTACGGGGCGCGGAAGACGCTGCGCACCGGGGTCGATCTGCTCACTCCGGGCCAGGGGTCCAAGCTCGATCGAGTCTTCGGTTCTGATGAGCATGTCGAACTCGAGGCCACCTGGAGTGTGTATCAGAAGGTCGTCGCCGTCTACCGGCACCCGAAGACGAGCACCGGCAAGCAGTTACTCATCGAAGTCATCGATGCCCTGCGCCGCGGGGTGCCCAAGCGGTTGCCGGAGCTGATCAGCCTGGGCCGGACCCTGAAGCACCGAGCAGTGGACATCCTGGCCTACTTCGACCGGCCCGGCACCTCGAACGGACCCACTGAGGCGATCAACGGCCGGCTCGAGCATCTACGTGGGACCGCTCTGGGCTTCCGGAATCTGGCCAACTACGTCACCCGAGCGCTGCTGGACACTGGAGGATTCAGGCCCTTGCTACACCCTCATCTGCGATGA
- a CDS encoding universal stress protein, with the protein MTGPIIVGVDGSPTARKAAETAKDLAAKLGVSLHVVSAHTEHKITHTNSGSDQWEISSADNALYIAEEVVKKLRTPGQNIVPASAHGKPAEALMSYADKVGAHLIVVGNQRMRGVTRVLGSVANSVSHNATCDVYIANTYED; encoded by the coding sequence ATGACCGGTCCGATCATCGTCGGCGTCGACGGCAGCCCCACCGCACGCAAGGCCGCAGAGACTGCCAAGGATCTCGCCGCGAAGCTCGGAGTGTCCCTGCACGTGGTCTCCGCGCACACCGAGCACAAGATCACCCACACCAACTCCGGCTCCGACCAGTGGGAGATCTCCAGTGCGGACAACGCCCTCTACATCGCCGAAGAGGTGGTGAAGAAGCTGCGCACCCCGGGTCAGAACATCGTGCCCGCCTCCGCCCACGGCAAGCCTGCAGAGGCGCTGATGAGCTACGCGGACAAGGTCGGGGCCCACCTGATCGTCGTCGGCAACCAGCGTATGCGCGGTGTCACCCGTGTTCTGGGCAGCGTGGCCAACTCGGTCTCGCACAACGCCACCTGCGACGTCTACATCGCCAACACCTACGAAGACTGA
- a CDS encoding alpha-hydroxy acid oxidase, translated as MTEPKNRNRIQRQVPKPRDLAPLMKFKAIDLNASRRRLNAALTIEDLRKVAKRRTPKAAFDYTDGAAEGELSLARARRAFEDVEFHPSILRDVSAVDTSTEIFGGSSTLPFGIAPTGFTRLMQTEGEAAGAGAAGAAGIPFTLSTLGTTSIEDVKAANPQGRNWFQLYVMKDREVSYELTRRADDAGFDTLFFTVDTPVAGARLRDTRNGFSIPPQLSVNTILNAVPRPWWWIDFLTTPPLEFASLTSTGGTVGELIDKAFDPSISFEDLKIIRDLFSGRIVVKGVQTVEDAKKLAELGVDGVVLSNHGGRQLDRAPVPFHLLPEVVREVGQDLDVTLDTGIMNGADIVASLAMGAKFTFIGRAYLYGLMAGGRPGVDRAIEILRDQIVRTMKLLEVSEVAELEPKHVTQLERFHRRG; from the coding sequence ATGACAGAACCCAAGAACCGGAACCGGATCCAGCGCCAGGTGCCCAAGCCCCGTGACCTCGCGCCGCTGATGAAGTTCAAGGCGATCGATCTCAACGCGTCCCGGCGGCGGCTCAACGCGGCCCTGACCATCGAAGATCTGCGGAAGGTGGCCAAGCGCCGCACTCCCAAGGCTGCCTTCGACTACACCGACGGCGCCGCTGAGGGTGAGCTCTCCCTGGCCCGGGCTCGCCGGGCGTTCGAGGATGTGGAGTTTCACCCCTCGATCCTGCGTGACGTCTCCGCAGTGGACACCTCCACGGAGATCTTCGGCGGGTCCTCAACACTGCCCTTCGGCATCGCGCCCACCGGGTTCACCCGTCTGATGCAGACCGAGGGCGAGGCCGCCGGAGCCGGTGCGGCCGGGGCGGCAGGCATCCCCTTCACCCTCTCCACGCTGGGCACCACCAGCATCGAGGACGTCAAAGCCGCCAACCCGCAGGGCCGCAACTGGTTCCAGCTCTACGTGATGAAGGACCGGGAGGTCTCCTACGAGCTCACCCGCAGAGCCGACGACGCCGGCTTCGACACCCTCTTCTTCACTGTGGACACTCCGGTGGCCGGGGCCCGCCTGCGCGACACCCGCAACGGCTTCTCCATTCCGCCGCAGCTGAGCGTGAACACCATCCTCAACGCCGTGCCGCGCCCCTGGTGGTGGATCGACTTCCTGACCACCCCGCCGCTGGAGTTCGCCTCACTGACCTCGACCGGCGGCACCGTCGGCGAGCTGATCGACAAAGCCTTCGACCCCTCCATCAGCTTCGAGGACCTGAAGATCATCCGGGACCTGTTCAGCGGCCGGATCGTGGTCAAGGGCGTCCAGACGGTCGAGGACGCGAAGAAGCTGGCCGAGCTCGGGGTGGACGGCGTCGTGCTCTCCAACCACGGCGGCCGTCAGCTGGACCGGGCGCCGGTGCCCTTCCATCTGCTGCCGGAGGTGGTGCGCGAGGTCGGGCAGGACCTGGACGTCACGTTGGACACCGGGATCATGAACGGCGCCGACATCGTCGCCTCGCTGGCGATGGGCGCGAAGTTCACCTTCATCGGCCGGGCCTATCTCTATGGGCTCATGGCCGGCGGTCGCCCCGGTGTGGACCGGGCGATCGAGATCCTGCGGGACCAGATCGTGCGGACGATGAAGCTTCTGGAGGTCTCCGAGGTCGCCGAGCTGGAGCCCAAGCACGTCACTCAGCTGGAGCGTTTCCACCGCCGAGGCTGA
- a CDS encoding FCD domain-containing protein: MADQRPQAFVEADAHFHQGIAAASQNTALAVVLQSVRALLRVWVDRSVHSPDHACRARDEHTAVLDAITARDPQGAAEAMAAHMATASRRVLSAHAESHEN, encoded by the coding sequence TTGGCCGATCAGCGCCCCCAGGCCTTCGTCGAGGCGGACGCGCACTTCCATCAGGGCATTGCGGCAGCCTCACAGAACACGGCGCTGGCCGTGGTGCTGCAGAGCGTCCGAGCGCTGCTGCGCGTGTGGGTGGACCGCAGCGTCCACTCCCCCGATCACGCCTGCCGAGCCCGCGACGAGCACACCGCCGTGCTGGACGCCATCACCGCACGGGACCCTCAGGGGGCCGCCGAGGCGATGGCAGCCCATATGGCCACCGCCAGCAGGCGGGTGCTCTCGGCCCATGCAGAAAGTCACGAGAACTGA
- a CDS encoding ISL3 family transposase: MFQPTGPDLSLPTASSTAELFRDPDSVVFNLPGYQVVTACDLPMGGRRVIAVANSVEAACPDCGAISSRVHQRTRQRVKDLGVGGKNIELIVIKPRFLCTEVACARRTFTQVTSQLPFRARCTARLKAAAVEAVLDEGMPIWRACARHRLGWATINAAVVADTLTIPDPDLVPVRALGIDEHRFARAKWFKHPETAQWCRVEPWMSTFVNADTGHILGVVDGRSSANITRWLNQRSQAWLDQLEVVAIDPASAFRNAVRQVLPAVEISVDHWHVVRLGNQMLTEVRQRVTREVLGRRGRKDDSVWAHRMLLLRAGDRLTEAGLYRLEEVLEDADFEEVAAAWAVKERLRAMLAAKDIPAAQNTRIDFEMAVAAADMAETDKLAATVANWWTEIKVFIRTQVTNARTEAANTGIKHIKRTGRGFRNQKNYQSRILGTSIRQTRRRRRIPHQQGLHAQR; the protein is encoded by the coding sequence ATGTTCCAGCCTACGGGCCCTGACCTGTCCCTGCCCACTGCCAGCAGCACTGCCGAGCTCTTTCGGGATCCGGACTCGGTGGTGTTCAACCTGCCCGGCTACCAGGTGGTCACAGCGTGTGATCTGCCGATGGGTGGCCGCCGGGTCATCGCCGTCGCCAACAGCGTCGAGGCGGCCTGCCCAGACTGTGGGGCGATCTCCTCCCGGGTGCATCAGCGCACCCGCCAGCGGGTCAAGGACCTCGGGGTCGGCGGCAAGAACATCGAGCTGATAGTCATCAAGCCTCGGTTCCTGTGCACCGAGGTTGCCTGTGCTCGGCGGACCTTCACCCAGGTCACCAGCCAGCTGCCCTTCCGTGCCCGGTGCACCGCCCGGTTGAAGGCCGCCGCTGTCGAGGCGGTGCTGGATGAGGGGATGCCGATCTGGCGGGCTTGTGCCCGTCACCGGCTGGGCTGGGCAACGATCAACGCCGCAGTAGTAGCCGATACGCTCACTATCCCTGATCCTGATCTGGTGCCGGTGCGGGCGCTGGGGATCGATGAGCACCGCTTCGCTCGAGCGAAGTGGTTCAAGCACCCCGAGACTGCTCAGTGGTGCCGGGTTGAACCGTGGATGTCGACCTTCGTCAACGCCGACACCGGCCACATCCTCGGCGTCGTCGATGGCCGCTCCAGTGCGAACATCACCCGCTGGCTGAACCAACGCTCCCAAGCCTGGCTGGACCAGCTGGAGGTCGTGGCGATCGACCCCGCTTCCGCGTTCCGCAACGCGGTGCGCCAGGTGCTGCCGGCGGTGGAGATTTCAGTTGATCACTGGCACGTAGTGCGCCTGGGTAACCAGATGCTCACCGAGGTCCGCCAACGAGTCACCCGCGAGGTCTTGGGTCGGCGGGGCCGCAAAGACGATTCAGTGTGGGCCCACCGGATGCTGCTGCTAAGAGCCGGGGACCGACTCACCGAGGCCGGGCTGTACCGGCTAGAAGAAGTCCTCGAGGATGCCGACTTCGAGGAGGTCGCTGCCGCCTGGGCAGTCAAAGAGCGCCTGCGGGCAATGCTGGCCGCCAAGGACATCCCAGCGGCCCAGAACACCCGGATCGACTTCGAGATGGCCGTGGCAGCCGCTGACATGGCCGAGACGGATAAGCTCGCCGCCACCGTCGCGAACTGGTGGACCGAGATCAAAGTCTTCATCCGCACCCAAGTCACCAACGCACGTACTGAAGCCGCAAATACCGGGATCAAGCACATCAAACGCACCGGCCGCGGATTCCGCAACCAGAAGAACTATCAATCCCGTATCCTAGGCACCAGCATCAGGCAGACACGCCGACGCCGCAGGATCCCCCACCAACAGGGACTCCACGCTCAACGGTGA